A single Camelus dromedarius isolate mCamDro1 chromosome 26, mCamDro1.pat, whole genome shotgun sequence DNA region contains:
- the LOC105101604 gene encoding LOW QUALITY PROTEIN: AP-1 complex subunit mu-2-like (The sequence of the model RefSeq protein was modified relative to this genomic sequence to represent the inferred CDS: substituted 2 bases at 2 genomic stop codons), which translates to MSAWTVFILDVKGKPLISHNYKGGVAMSTIEHFMPLLMQREEEGALTLLLSHGGVHFLWIKYSNLYLVATTLKNVNASLVYSFLYKTVEIFSEYFKELEEESIQDNSVIIYELLDELMDFSFPQTTDSKILQEYITQQGNKLEVGKSRVLPTVTSAVSWCSEGARYKKNEVFIDVIELVNLLVNANGSVLLSEIVGTIKPKVFLSGMPELQLGLNDHVLFEITGQSKNKPVELEDVKFHQCAWLSRFNNDXTISFIPPDGAFKRMSYRLSTQVKPLIWTESVIDKFSHRRMEIMVKAKGQFKKQSVAKSVEISVPVPSDADSSRFKTSMGSAKYMLEKNVIIWSIKSFLGGKEYLRRAHFGLPSVEKEEVEGRTPIGVKFEIPYFTVSGIQVRYMKIIEKSGXQALPWVRYITQSGDYQLHTS; encoded by the coding sequence ATGTCTGCCTGGACTGTCTTCATCCTCGACGTTAAGGGCAAGCCCCTCATCAGCCACAACTACAAGGGCGGTGTGGCCATGAGCACGATTGAACACTTCATGCCTCTGCTCATGcagcgggaggaggagggtgccCTGACCCTGCTGCTGAGCCATGGCGGGGTCCACTTCCTGTGGATCAAATACAGCAACCTCTACTTGGTGGCCACCACACTGAAGAACGTCAACGCCTCCCTCGTGTACTCCTTCCTCTACAAGACAGTGGAGATATTCTCTGAATACTtcaaggagctggaggaggagagcaTCCAAGACAACTCTGTCATCATCTATGAGCTGCTGGATGAGCTCATGGACTTCAGCTTCCCGCAGACCACTGACAGCAAGATCCTGCAGGAGTACATCACGCAGCAGGGCAACAAACTGGAAGTGGGCAAGTCGCGGGTGCTGCCCACCGTCACCAGTGCTGTGTCCTGGTGCTCTGAGGGCGCCAGGTACAAGAAGAACGAGGTCTTCATTGATGTCATAGAGTTGGTCAATCTGCTGGTCAATGCCAATGGCAGTGTCCTGCTGAGCGAGATCGTGGGCACCATCAAGCCCAAGGTGTTTCTGTCCGGAATGCCTGAGCTGCAGCTGGGCCTCAACGACCATGTGCTCTTCGAGATCACTGGCCAGAGCAAGAACAAGCCCGTGGAACTGGAGGATGTGAAATTCCACCAGTGTGCGTGGCTCTCCCGCTTCAACAATGACTGAACAATCTCCTTCATCCCGCCTGATGGTGCCTTCAAGCGCATGTCCTACCGCCTCAGCACCCAGGTCAAGCCACTGATCTGGACTGAATCTGTCATTGACAAATTCTCCCACAGACGCATGGAGATCATGGTCAAGGCCAAGGGGCAATTTAAGAAGCAGTCGGTGGCCAAAAGTGTGGAGATATCTGTGCCTGTACCCAGTGACGCTGACTCCTCACGCTTCAAGACCAGCATGGGCAGTGCCAAGTACATGCTGGAAAAGAATGTCATTATTTGGAGTATCAAGTCTTTCCTGGGGGGCAAGGAGTACCTGAGGCGAGCCCACTTTGGCCTCCCCAgcgtggagaaggaggaggtagAGGGCCGGACCCCCATCGGGGTCAAGTTTGAGATTCCCTATTTCACTGTCTCTGGGATCCAGGTCCGATACATGAAGATCATTGAGAAGAGTGGTTAGCAGGCCCTGCCATGGGTCCGCTATATCACTCAGAGTGGTGATTATCAACTTCATACCAGCTAG